In one Juglans regia cultivar Chandler chromosome 11, Walnut 2.0, whole genome shotgun sequence genomic region, the following are encoded:
- the LOC109008071 gene encoding uncharacterized protein LOC109008071 isoform X3 encodes MIRRVIQAYEIICVQMLSNYSRSEIIERECLDPFENPECEAFDLFVNEVLCLGKGCPYSCVKGAPHAFTYASTGTARVSSQGHGDDYQVQMAVGQCPRSCIYYVTPSQRIMLEELLDSILNKPYDTSAEAELLYSLMAKAKFENNRYQKPKKQPKTSTKHVDWF; translated from the exons ATAATATGTGTGCAGATGTTATCAAACTACAGTCGATCAGAGATCATCGAGAG GGAATGTTTAGATCCCTTCGAAAATCCAGAATGTGAAGCATTTGATCTCTTTGTTAATGAGGTTCTCTGTCTTGGCAAAG GCTGTCCATATTCTTGTGTAAAAGGGGCCCCTCATGCCTTCACGTATGCTTCCACCGGAACTGCTAGGGTATCTTCACAAG GACATGGTGACGATTACCAAGTTCAGATGGCAGTGGGTCAGTGCCCAAGAAGTTGTATTTATTACGTTACACCTTCGCAGAGAATTATGTTAGAGGAGCTACTGGACAG CATCTTGAACAAGCCTTATGATACATCAGCCGAGGCAGAATTGCTTTATTCTCTTATGGCTAAAGCCAAGTTTGAGAACAATCGATACCAAAAGCCAAAGAAGCAACCCAAAACTTCAACCAAACATGTTGATTGGTTTTGA
- the LOC109008071 gene encoding uncharacterized protein LOC109008071 isoform X4, with translation MIRRVIQAYEMLSNYSRSEIIERECLDPFENPECEAFDLFVNEVLCLGKGCPYSCVKGAPHAFTYASTGTARVSSQGHGDDYQVQMAVGQCPRSCIYYVTPSQRIMLEELLDSILNKPYDTSAEAELLYSLMAKAKFENNRYQKPKKQPKTSTKHVDWF, from the exons ATGTTATCAAACTACAGTCGATCAGAGATCATCGAGAG GGAATGTTTAGATCCCTTCGAAAATCCAGAATGTGAAGCATTTGATCTCTTTGTTAATGAGGTTCTCTGTCTTGGCAAAG GCTGTCCATATTCTTGTGTAAAAGGGGCCCCTCATGCCTTCACGTATGCTTCCACCGGAACTGCTAGGGTATCTTCACAAG GACATGGTGACGATTACCAAGTTCAGATGGCAGTGGGTCAGTGCCCAAGAAGTTGTATTTATTACGTTACACCTTCGCAGAGAATTATGTTAGAGGAGCTACTGGACAG CATCTTGAACAAGCCTTATGATACATCAGCCGAGGCAGAATTGCTTTATTCTCTTATGGCTAAAGCCAAGTTTGAGAACAATCGATACCAAAAGCCAAAGAAGCAACCCAAAACTTCAACCAAACATGTTGATTGGTTTTGA